A window of Haliscomenobacter hydrossis DSM 1100 contains these coding sequences:
- a CDS encoding sensor histidine kinase, with the protein MFSYQISNRKGVPEPWSDIIPNAILQVVYLMSVAYANYLFYLPRFLKHKQWWRFALELLVTIFITTWIFLIIKRYLVDGYTYQAHFAYSTSFAITVAMSALFIASFIAMLKFLEDWFHLEASRQEMINEKLSAELQFLKAQINPHFLFNTLNNLYYLAYTQSPNTTEVIAKLSQMMRYMIYDSNYQRVPLNKELEYMQNYISLENLRLNEQIPIKFEVEGSPEQVLITPLILITFLENAFKHGVGNNNPQAWVNISIKVNQKTCIYTVENSKLPTKAEGEKSGIGLQNVRRRLELSYPGQYELIEEERSDSYFVQLKLDLQ; encoded by the coding sequence ATGTTTAGTTACCAAATCAGCAACCGCAAGGGAGTGCCCGAACCTTGGTCTGACATTATTCCAAATGCCATTTTACAAGTCGTTTATCTGATGTCGGTAGCCTATGCCAATTATCTCTTTTACCTCCCGCGGTTTTTGAAACACAAACAGTGGTGGCGTTTTGCGCTTGAATTGTTGGTCACCATTTTCATTACCACCTGGATTTTTTTGATCATCAAACGTTACCTCGTCGACGGATATACCTACCAGGCTCATTTTGCCTATAGTACTAGTTTTGCCATTACGGTGGCCATGTCGGCACTTTTTATTGCCTCATTCATTGCCATGCTCAAATTTTTGGAGGACTGGTTTCATTTGGAAGCCAGTAGGCAAGAGATGATCAATGAAAAACTGAGCGCTGAATTGCAGTTCCTCAAAGCCCAAATCAACCCGCATTTTTTGTTCAACACCCTCAACAACCTCTATTATCTGGCCTACACCCAATCACCGAATACGACTGAGGTCATTGCCAAGTTGTCGCAGATGATGCGCTACATGATTTATGACTCCAACTACCAAAGAGTTCCGTTAAATAAGGAGTTGGAATACATGCAGAACTACATCAGTTTGGAGAATTTGCGGCTGAATGAACAAATTCCCATTAAGTTTGAGGTTGAAGGCAGCCCTGAACAAGTCTTGATCACCCCACTTATTTTGATTACCTTCCTGGAAAATGCCTTTAAACACGGAGTGGGCAACAACAACCCCCAGGCCTGGGTAAATATCAGCATTAAAGTCAATCAAAAAACTTGCATTTATACCGTAGAAAACAGCAAATTGCCCACTAAAGCAGAAGGAGAAAAATCGGGAATTGGCTTGCAAAATGTCCGCCGCCGATTGGAACTGAGCTACCCTGGGCAATACGAACTGATAGAAGAAGAACGCAGCGATAGCTATTTTGTACAACTCAAACTGGATTTGCAATGA
- a CDS encoding LytR/AlgR family response regulator transcription factor — translation MNKLDCLIVDDEPLARRLLSDYVQKVPYLNLLRTCGDPMEALEFLRENPVDLLFLDIQMPEITGLTLLKILQKKPWVILTTAYSEYALESYELDVVDYLLKPITLERFLKAMEKINQRMQGIINHQLPSEQAPVASVATAESGPTYIFVKDGTKLVKVKLSDIMYVEGMKDYVAIHTPQQRIVTLQRLKALEEQLPENQFIRIHNSYIIALDWLDSIHKEKVKVGTALLPISDSYRKAFKDFIEKNHIKMD, via the coding sequence ATGAACAAGCTGGATTGTCTGATTGTGGATGATGAACCTTTGGCCAGAAGGTTATTGAGTGATTATGTACAAAAAGTACCTTATCTGAATTTGTTGCGCACGTGTGGAGACCCGATGGAGGCACTCGAGTTCCTGCGTGAAAACCCCGTTGATCTCCTCTTTCTCGATATTCAGATGCCTGAAATTACCGGGCTGACTTTGCTGAAAATTTTGCAAAAAAAACCCTGGGTGATCCTTACCACCGCTTACTCTGAATACGCCCTGGAAAGTTATGAACTGGATGTGGTAGACTACCTGCTGAAACCCATCACGCTGGAGCGTTTTTTGAAAGCCATGGAGAAAATCAACCAACGGATGCAGGGCATCATCAACCACCAATTGCCCTCCGAGCAAGCCCCGGTCGCTTCAGTTGCTACAGCTGAGTCTGGCCCAACCTATATTTTTGTGAAAGATGGCACCAAACTGGTCAAAGTCAAATTGAGCGACATCATGTACGTGGAAGGCATGAAAGACTATGTGGCCATCCATACTCCGCAGCAACGGATTGTAACCTTGCAACGCCTGAAAGCGCTGGAAGAACAATTGCCCGAAAATCAGTTCATCCGCATTCACAACTCTTACATTATTGCCCTGGATTGGCTGGATTCCATCCACAAAGAGAAAGTCAAAGTCGGTACAGCGCTATTGCCCATTAGTGACTCGTATCGGAAGGCCTTTAAGGATTTTATTGAAAAGAATCACATTAAGATGGATTGA
- a CDS encoding helix-turn-helix transcriptional regulator — translation MHENDTKRLSRLTAILTQLQTKRLVTATTLAEKYKVSVRTIYRDIRALEQSGVPILTEEGKGYSLMEGYRLPPVSFSETEANALITAEQFVLKNKDASFVKEYSAAIDKIKSVLRYHTKENVDLLSRRMAIGQNYNNDRTSNHLSSLQLALTNFEVAKIVYQKPDSDETSTRSVEPFALFNTHENWLLVAYCRLRQNFRVFRLDRIKKLEILEEKFEPHKMTLQEYFELCQRQNLPHITQGAASLPVIHHDDDLSI, via the coding sequence ATGCACGAAAACGATACCAAACGCCTTTCCCGACTGACTGCAATCCTGACCCAACTGCAGACCAAACGCCTTGTAACCGCAACAACTTTGGCTGAAAAATACAAGGTCAGCGTTCGAACGATCTACCGGGATATTCGGGCTTTGGAACAATCTGGCGTGCCCATACTCACCGAAGAAGGTAAGGGTTATTCCCTGATGGAAGGTTATCGGTTGCCCCCCGTTTCTTTTTCCGAAACTGAGGCCAACGCCTTGATCACCGCCGAGCAGTTTGTGCTAAAAAACAAGGATGCCTCTTTCGTCAAAGAATACAGCGCCGCCATCGACAAAATAAAGTCGGTGTTGCGCTACCACACTAAGGAAAATGTAGACCTGTTATCCAGACGCATGGCCATTGGCCAAAACTACAACAATGACCGTACCAGCAATCACCTGTCCAGTTTACAGTTGGCCTTGACCAATTTTGAAGTGGCCAAAATAGTCTACCAAAAACCAGACAGCGACGAAACGAGCACCCGGTCGGTTGAACCCTTTGCATTATTCAATACGCATGAGAATTGGTTGCTGGTAGCCTATTGTCGTTTGCGCCAAAATTTCAGGGTGTTCAGATTGGACCGGATTAAAAAACTGGAGATTTTGGAGGAAAAATTTGAGCCACATAAAATGACCTTGCAAGAGTATTTTGAGCTTTGTCAAAGGCAAAATTTACCTCACATTACGCAGGGAGCAGCTTCGCTGCCTGTTATTCACCACGACGACGATTTAAGCATTTAA